One window from the genome of Hyphomonas neptunium ATCC 15444 encodes:
- the lspA gene encoding signal peptidase II, which produces MNRLLGATALLAVPALDLGTKAWARSRLHEAQPLELLPFFDLTLSFNRGVSFGLFGTASSAWPVIVITAAITVALAFWFWRTTRSGEQLALALIVGGALGNLIDRVHRGAVTDFLDFHAAGWHWPAFNLADTAIVCGAVLLLCHSLSPRNQTST; this is translated from the coding sequence ATGAACAGGCTATTGGGCGCAACTGCATTGCTCGCCGTTCCGGCACTCGACCTCGGGACGAAGGCTTGGGCGCGATCGCGCTTGCACGAAGCACAACCGTTGGAGTTGCTGCCATTTTTCGACCTGACACTAAGCTTTAATCGCGGCGTATCTTTCGGGCTCTTCGGAACGGCATCGAGCGCTTGGCCTGTCATTGTCATCACAGCGGCAATCACGGTGGCTTTGGCATTTTGGTTCTGGCGCACGACGCGATCAGGTGAGCAGCTTGCGTTGGCGCTAATCGTCGGCGGCGCATTAGGGAACCTAATCGACCGGGTGCACCGCGGCGCTGTGACGGACTTTCTCGACTTCCATGCCGCCGGTTGGCATTGGCCGGCTTTTAACCTGGCCGACACCGCAATCGTGTGTGGTGCGGTCTTGCTTCTTTGCCATTCACTTAGCCCGCGCAATCAGACTTCCACTTAA
- a CDS encoding tyrosine-type recombinase/integrase produces MPLTDTRIRGLKPDSRTKRYSDGYGLYLEVTTGGSKLWKMAYRFEGKQKTLSFGPYPEISLGRARERRLEARTMLFEGVDPSATKKADQEARRAEIEDTFARIADELLQKEEIEGLAPATLKKKRWLARLACEDLGPKPIRDIKAPEILATLRRVEKEGNYESARRLRALIGQIFRYAIATTRADGDPTVALKGALIAPKVQHRAAVTDRKGFAKLIRTVWSYEGTIEAQAALKLLALLYPRPGELRLSHWSEFDFEERMWTIPADRTKTRKLHTKPLPGPAIEILKDLKRFTGKGSLVLPSQMSDGRPLSENTMNYALRRLDIQADVHTCHGFRASASSLLNESGKWHPDAIEAELAHVGDNHVRKAYHRATYWDERVRMAEWWAAEVMRFAAP; encoded by the coding sequence ATGCCCCTGACAGACACACGAATCCGCGGCCTCAAACCGGACAGCCGCACGAAGCGCTATAGTGACGGCTACGGCCTCTATCTGGAGGTAACAACTGGGGGGTCAAAGCTCTGGAAGATGGCTTACCGCTTTGAGGGCAAGCAGAAGACCTTGTCGTTCGGCCCCTACCCCGAGATCTCCCTTGGGCGGGCCAGAGAGCGGCGCCTAGAAGCTCGGACGATGCTTTTCGAAGGCGTTGACCCTTCGGCTACCAAAAAGGCTGACCAGGAAGCGCGGCGCGCTGAAATCGAAGATACCTTCGCCCGGATCGCTGATGAGCTGCTCCAGAAGGAGGAGATCGAGGGACTCGCCCCGGCCACGCTCAAGAAGAAACGCTGGCTCGCGCGCCTTGCATGCGAAGACCTTGGCCCGAAGCCCATTCGGGATATCAAGGCACCCGAAATCCTCGCGACCCTTCGAAGGGTCGAGAAAGAGGGAAACTACGAATCAGCACGCCGGCTTCGTGCCCTGATCGGTCAGATCTTCCGCTACGCGATCGCAACGACCCGGGCGGACGGTGACCCGACCGTGGCGCTGAAGGGGGCGCTTATCGCGCCCAAGGTCCAGCACAGGGCCGCCGTGACCGACCGCAAGGGGTTTGCGAAGCTGATCAGGACCGTCTGGTCGTATGAGGGCACGATCGAAGCCCAGGCTGCCTTGAAGCTGCTGGCGCTGCTCTATCCCCGTCCTGGCGAACTACGCCTGTCCCACTGGAGCGAGTTCGACTTTGAAGAGCGGATGTGGACCATCCCGGCCGACCGGACCAAAACGCGCAAACTGCACACAAAGCCCCTGCCCGGACCCGCCATTGAGATCCTGAAGGATCTGAAGCGGTTCACAGGCAAAGGTTCGCTCGTCCTTCCGTCTCAGATGTCGGACGGACGGCCCCTCAGCGAGAACACCATGAACTACGCGCTGCGCCGGCTCGATATCCAAGCAGACGTCCATACGTGCCACGGGTTCCGGGCCAGCGCTTCAAGCCTCCTCAATGAGAGTGGGAAATGGCACCCTGACGCCATCGAAGCCGAGCTCGCCCATGTCGGCGACAATCATGTGCGCAAGGCCTATCACCGAGCAACCTACTGGGACGAACGCGTCCGCATGGCGGAATGGTGGGCGGCAGAAGTGATGAGATTTGCAGCTCCATGA
- a CDS encoding DNA gyrase inhibitor YacG: MSKPVNPSQRTPLCARCRKQAVAAEYRPFCSKRCADADLGQWLKGGYVIPGAAAEQADDTAGPGAAEDDTDSH; this comes from the coding sequence ATGAGCAAACCTGTGAACCCAAGCCAGAGAACCCCGCTCTGCGCGCGCTGCCGCAAGCAGGCGGTCGCCGCCGAGTATCGCCCCTTCTGTTCCAAGCGCTGCGCTGACGCCGATCTCGGCCAGTGGCTCAAAGGCGGTTATGTGATCCCAGGCGCCGCCGCCGAACAGGCCGATGACACGGCAGGTCCGGGCGCCGCTGAGGATGACACAGATTCCCACTGA
- a CDS encoding ribonuclease E/G, producing MTVARFLREATLGETRWAALDLQDRPLALYIERPTKPVVLGARLEARIGKTEPGAGGTFIDIPGQSGAFLRTNPGQSGTNQDTLLPSEGSLVTVDVVAEGRAGKLPRVKLAPPGSHPAPSGANAWRAALRASPTTPIEDVPAGDSRMAAAFEDALSPDVTLPGGGRLRIERTRALTAADIDSAGRAMKGSAAARALSLNKEAAEALARQILIRGLGGLFVLDCVSPLTKETSTKLREAFLAAWDGMTARPARVLAPSALGLMELSTEWRITPLNEMLLDMAGLPTAETLALAGLRLLEAEARQTRMGRLKLSLPQAAFAWLTASGMDAEAQLASKYGARLTIGVHARAAPEVSPEG from the coding sequence ATGACAGTTGCCCGGTTCTTGCGAGAAGCCACGCTGGGCGAGACCCGTTGGGCGGCGCTCGATTTGCAGGACAGGCCGCTCGCGCTCTATATTGAACGCCCCACAAAACCGGTGGTGCTCGGCGCCCGTCTTGAGGCCCGCATCGGCAAGACAGAGCCCGGCGCAGGCGGGACTTTTATAGATATTCCAGGACAGTCGGGCGCCTTTCTCAGGACAAATCCGGGACAATCCGGGACAAATCAGGACACTTTGCTACCAAGCGAGGGCAGTCTCGTCACGGTGGACGTGGTGGCAGAAGGGCGCGCCGGAAAGCTGCCGCGCGTCAAGCTCGCGCCCCCCGGCAGCCACCCTGCCCCCTCCGGCGCCAATGCCTGGCGGGCCGCACTGAGAGCCAGCCCCACAACACCGATTGAAGACGTGCCCGCCGGTGACAGCCGGATGGCCGCTGCATTTGAGGACGCGCTAAGCCCGGACGTCACCTTGCCCGGCGGCGGGCGGCTGCGGATTGAACGGACGCGCGCGCTGACGGCGGCCGACATCGATTCGGCGGGCCGGGCGATGAAGGGCAGCGCCGCAGCGCGGGCGCTTTCGCTCAACAAGGAGGCGGCCGAGGCGCTGGCCCGGCAGATCCTCATTCGGGGGCTGGGCGGGCTGTTCGTGCTCGACTGTGTGAGCCCGCTGACCAAGGAGACCTCCACAAAGCTGCGCGAGGCGTTCCTGGCAGCGTGGGATGGCATGACGGCGCGCCCGGCGCGGGTGTTGGCGCCTTCGGCGCTGGGGCTGATGGAGCTGTCGACCGAGTGGCGGATTACGCCGTTGAACGAGATGCTGCTGGATATGGCGGGCCTGCCGACGGCGGAGACGCTGGCACTTGCAGGGCTGCGCCTGCTGGAAGCCGAGGCACGCCAGACCCGGATGGGGCGGCTGAAGCTGTCCCTGCCCCAAGCGGCGTTCGCCTGGCTAACCGCCAGCGGCATGGACGCAGAGGCGCAGCTCGCCTCAAAATATGGCGCGCGGCTGACAATCGGGGTTCACGCCAGGGCGGCCCCTGAGGTATCCCCCGAAGGATGA